In uncultured Methanobacterium sp., a genomic segment contains:
- a CDS encoding UbiA family prenyltransferase: protein MIKTLIKSTRMTWASKNANMFLLALTYAYFSNIPINNPLEILGGLVLVSVLWGALYTLNDLTDLDIDRGDHQKQDRAFIKNKVDKEFILLFVGILTSAVFIISFAAFPPAFTFIMSLMLINQLIYTVPPIRLKETSLAPFFSTATNSVLRLASCAVLLGNVFLVPISVYLFMYLAGMGTYLMYKSHSKDANLVAIMGGAVLLYMLYSGDMNLIQFAVAVLPSFLAAVPLYLSLFTKKESMFHLADILYHQVAMVFFLLCILVIVF from the coding sequence ATGATAAAAACCCTGATAAAGTCCACCCGTATGACATGGGCATCCAAAAATGCCAACATGTTTTTACTGGCACTCACTTATGCCTATTTTTCCAACATTCCCATCAATAATCCCCTTGAGATTTTAGGTGGTCTAGTACTGGTTTCTGTTCTATGGGGTGCCCTTTACACACTTAACGATCTGACTGATCTGGATATAGACCGAGGAGATCATCAAAAGCAGGATCGTGCTTTTATAAAGAACAAGGTGGATAAAGAGTTTATACTCCTTTTTGTGGGAATTTTAACCTCTGCAGTATTCATAATTTCCTTTGCAGCTTTCCCACCTGCTTTCACCTTTATAATGTCATTAATGCTGATTAATCAGTTGATATACACTGTTCCACCCATACGCCTCAAGGAAACAAGCCTGGCTCCATTTTTCAGTACAGCCACCAATTCAGTGCTGCGCCTGGCTTCCTGTGCAGTGCTACTGGGAAATGTTTTCCTGGTGCCCATTTCAGTATATCTTTTTATGTACCTGGCGGGTATGGGAACTTACCTGATGTACAAATCTCATTCCAAGGATGCCAATCTGGTGGCGATTATGGGGGGTGCAGTACTTCTTTACATGCTTTACTCAGGGGACATGAATTTAATACAATTCGCGGTGGCTGTTTTACCATCTTTCCTGGCAGCAGTGCCTCTTTATTTATCATTGTTTACAAAAAAAGAATCCATGTTTCATCTGGCAGATATACTGTACCATCAAGTGGCCATGGTATTTTTCCTTCTGTGTATATTGGTAATCGTTTTTTAG
- a CDS encoding NAD(P)/FAD-dependent oxidoreductase — MMETDILVIGAGPAGSTAAKHAAIGGASVIVIDKKSEIGSPKRCAEGVSKDGLKKLGIEPSPRWVAKEASGVRMVSPNGTAVNLTEEKVKLPEAGYILERKVFDKHMAMDAGRAGAKIMVKTLATGLRKEEDQVVVTVENMGEELEIKAKIVIAADGPESRVGRWAGLKTALKPKNMESCAQFEMAGVKMAEPDCIEFHFGSVSPGGYAWIFPKGDDIANVGLGVLTTITDKTAYQHLLEFVESNPATKNAQPVELNVGGDPVGGLLKKKVADNVLVTGDAASMVNPLTGGGIISGMLGGRIAGQVAAQAVADGDYSHKNLKVYEKLCEDELGESFKKYLKAKEYLLSLSDEELDEIANVFKDSDFETINTAEMVRKLVKISPKALLKLGKLF; from the coding sequence ATGATGGAAACTGATATTCTGGTTATAGGTGCCGGTCCTGCCGGGTCAACAGCAGCCAAACACGCTGCCATTGGCGGTGCCAGTGTAATTGTAATTGATAAAAAATCAGAGATAGGATCCCCCAAAAGATGCGCAGAAGGTGTCTCCAAGGACGGTCTTAAGAAACTGGGAATTGAACCATCCCCACGATGGGTGGCCAAGGAGGCCTCTGGAGTTAGAATGGTCTCACCCAATGGTACTGCAGTGAACCTCACCGAGGAAAAAGTGAAACTCCCTGAAGCAGGTTATATCCTGGAGCGTAAGGTATTTGATAAACATATGGCTATGGATGCTGGGCGTGCTGGTGCCAAGATCATGGTAAAAACTCTGGCCACTGGCCTGCGAAAAGAAGAAGACCAGGTTGTGGTTACTGTCGAGAACATGGGAGAAGAACTGGAAATCAAAGCCAAAATTGTTATAGCTGCTGATGGTCCTGAATCCCGTGTTGGTAGATGGGCTGGACTCAAAACTGCTCTTAAACCTAAAAATATGGAATCCTGCGCACAGTTTGAAATGGCCGGAGTCAAAATGGCAGAACCAGATTGTATAGAATTCCACTTTGGTAGTGTATCCCCAGGTGGTTACGCCTGGATATTCCCCAAGGGGGATGACATAGCCAATGTTGGTCTTGGTGTTTTAACCACCATAACCGATAAAACTGCATACCAGCACCTTTTAGAGTTTGTGGAAAGCAACCCTGCCACCAAGAATGCACAACCCGTGGAACTAAACGTTGGCGGTGACCCAGTAGGTGGATTACTCAAGAAAAAAGTTGCAGATAACGTTCTGGTGACTGGAGATGCTGCTAGCATGGTAAACCCACTCACTGGTGGAGGTATAATCAGTGGTATGCTGGGAGGCCGCATAGCTGGTCAGGTTGCTGCTCAGGCTGTAGCTGATGGTGATTATTCCCATAAAAACCTCAAAGTCTACGAAAAACTCTGCGAAGATGAACTGGGAGAATCATTCAAAAAGTACCTTAAAGCTAAAGAATATCTTTTAAGCCTTTCTGATGAAGAATTAGATGAAATTGCCAATGTTTTCAAGGACAGTGACTTTGAAACCATTAACACTGCAGAAATGGTTAGAAAACTGGTTAAAATCTCACCAAAAGCTCTTTTAAAGTTAGGTAAATTATTCTAA
- a CDS encoding LemA family protein: protein MWNLIGFGLVVLIIVIFFAIIIVIYNSLIKLQNGVEGSWSQINVQLERRSDLIDNLVETVKGYAAHEKTTFQEVAQARSNLNNAETVKENEKADNILTGTLKSLFAVAENYPELKADENFLELQDQLSATEDKIAQYREFYNEIVLTYNNKREVFPNNILANFFNFEEAEYFEHEAGEVPKVDF from the coding sequence ATGTGGAACTTAATTGGTTTTGGACTGGTAGTCTTAATAATTGTAATATTCTTTGCCATAATTATTGTAATCTACAACAGTTTGATTAAACTTCAAAACGGGGTTGAAGGTTCATGGTCACAGATAAATGTACAGCTAGAGAGAAGATCTGACCTGATTGATAATCTGGTGGAAACTGTGAAAGGTTACGCTGCACACGAAAAAACCACCTTCCAAGAAGTTGCCCAGGCACGTTCAAACTTGAACAATGCAGAAACTGTTAAGGAAAATGAAAAAGCAGACAATATTTTAACCGGTACTTTGAAAAGCCTTTTTGCTGTGGCAGAGAATTATCCTGAGTTGAAGGCAGATGAAAATTTCCTAGAACTGCAGGACCAGCTATCTGCAACTGAGGATAAAATCGCCCAGTACCGTGAATTTTACAATGAAATAGTTTTAACCTATAACAACAAGCGTGAAGTTTTCCCCAACAATATACTGGCCAATTTCTTCAATTTTGAAGAAGCAGAATACTTTGAACATGAAGCAGGAGAAGTTCCTAAAGTGGATTTCTAG
- a CDS encoding metal-sulfur cluster assembly factor yields the protein MSDELVGKIREALAQVADPHMGISIVEMGLVSDIQVNEADKTAKIIIKPTNPGCMSAANMAMQARVAAEKVEGIDKAEIQVEGHMMADAISEMVNK from the coding sequence ATGAGTGATGAATTAGTTGGAAAAATTAGAGAAGCTCTGGCTCAGGTAGCTGATCCCCACATGGGAATTAGCATTGTGGAAATGGGCCTTGTGTCCGATATACAGGTTAATGAAGCTGATAAAACTGCCAAAATCATTATAAAACCAACCAACCCCGGTTGCATGAGTGCTGCCAATATGGCTATGCAAGCTCGTGTGGCTGCTGAAAAAGTGGAAGGAATCGACAAGGCAGAAATCCAGGTTGAAGGTCATATGATGGCTGATGCCATCAGTGAAATGGTCAACAAATAA
- a CDS encoding DUF5591 domain-containing protein — MIKVLCTTETSLNRPEARRWRERMKLLEPLGEVVVVLPCSMRKPYSASKSHHVFTQATKGLQEAILTSPFGVCPREMEQTYPIQSYDVSTVGDWSREEIKITGECLKEYIGDHEAIAHVAHGYLEVCQEYLPQATFTCQDNKTTSPDSMTNLKNEVKKYNKLKSRARQPHMLRSIARYQFNTRDADQLVPDDYKLRGRFDRRLMQGDEQIAVLHHDNGLYSLNIKGGIILNEIGVNWVEIDFDMKTNTLFAPGVVDAHPGIIPKDEVVIVRKGEVIGVGKAIMTGKEMKRGEKGVAVRVRHRLT, encoded by the coding sequence ATGATCAAAGTACTATGTACCACTGAAACTTCACTTAACCGTCCTGAAGCACGTCGCTGGAGGGAGAGAATGAAACTTTTAGAGCCACTGGGCGAGGTGGTAGTGGTCTTACCCTGCAGTATGCGCAAACCTTATTCTGCCAGTAAGTCACACCATGTGTTCACTCAGGCCACAAAGGGCCTGCAGGAAGCGATTTTAACATCCCCATTTGGTGTTTGTCCCAGGGAGATGGAACAAACCTATCCCATCCAATCCTATGATGTTTCCACTGTTGGAGACTGGTCCCGTGAAGAAATAAAAATCACAGGGGAATGTTTAAAAGAGTATATTGGAGATCATGAGGCCATAGCCCACGTGGCCCACGGTTATCTGGAAGTCTGTCAGGAATATCTGCCACAGGCCACTTTTACCTGTCAGGATAATAAGACCACATCCCCTGATTCAATGACCAACCTCAAAAATGAGGTTAAAAAATACAATAAGCTCAAAAGTCGTGCCCGCCAACCACACATGCTCCGCTCCATAGCCCGTTACCAGTTCAACACCCGGGATGCTGACCAGCTGGTGCCGGATGATTATAAATTAAGGGGAAGGTTTGACCGGCGGTTGATGCAGGGTGATGAACAGATCGCAGTCTTACACCACGACAACGGGCTTTACAGTCTAAACATTAAGGGAGGTATCATCCTGAATGAGATTGGTGTTAACTGGGTGGAAATAGATTTTGACATGAAAACCAATACCCTGTTTGCTCCGGGAGTGGTGGACGCCCATCCAGGGATAATTCCAAAGGATGAAGTGGTCATCGTCCGAAAAGGAGAAGTGATAGGAGTGGGTAAGGCCATCATGACTGGTAAAGAAATGAAAAGGGGAGAAAAAGGTGTGGCGGTTCGGGTGAGACATCGGTTAACTTAA
- a CDS encoding DUF2769 domain-containing protein: MDVEFNLENLNECLCDCCPVQNKSKCVLDKMKIVDEIAQEDLDSRMMIEEERIPAMYCAGEKENIKDLNTNQECQCDKCLVWKENNLFSGEPAGYFCKEGKSRQ, translated from the coding sequence ATGGACGTTGAATTCAATTTGGAAAACCTGAATGAATGTCTTTGTGACTGTTGTCCAGTGCAAAACAAATCAAAATGTGTTCTGGATAAAATGAAAATAGTGGATGAAATTGCACAGGAAGATCTGGACTCCAGGATGATGATTGAAGAGGAGAGAATCCCCGCAATGTACTGCGCCGGGGAAAAGGAAAATATAAAGGACTTAAATACCAATCAAGAATGTCAGTGCGATAAATGTCTGGTTTGGAAAGAGAATAACCTATTCAGTGGGGAACCAGCAGGTTACTTCTGCAAAGAAGGTAAAAGTAGACAATAA
- a CDS encoding 4Fe-4S binding protein, whose product MIVKEWCMYCGECAGVCPRNLIEVREISLNFNEEECKDCQICLQVCPVQALEKKE is encoded by the coding sequence ATGATAGTCAAGGAATGGTGCATGTACTGTGGGGAATGTGCGGGTGTTTGTCCGCGTAACCTCATTGAAGTACGGGAAATCAGTTTAAATTTCAACGAAGAAGAATGTAAAGACTGCCAGATATGTCTCCAGGTGTGTCCAGTTCAGGCCCTGGAAAAAAAGGAATGA